From one Dermacentor variabilis isolate Ectoservices chromosome 3, ASM5094787v1, whole genome shotgun sequence genomic stretch:
- the LOC142576317 gene encoding uncharacterized protein LOC142576317 — translation MCSWIVASWLLAASATLCAAQQQYLQGPPPLNGGYKGFQPYGSGLAGGGAPAQGGAGSGAIPRGYQLPQGYVPQQVIPPTQPRQPFVSQGFQPQGPPPSASAGVSYVPRAAPQPQYQPQYRPPTQPPQYRPPQQLQQYQPPPQQQQYRPPPQQQQYQPPPQQQPQPPPQAQALQQSQPQSASQSSGSSAKAEEAKLAVFNAAPLHYVSIGAKLEGDYKFGYDTGKGSDKTGSFREETRLPDGTVKGSYGFIDASGRQRIIKYTAGKEGFKAEGDIYQEGAPKDTIPQHLQQQTVAASSSAPAPSAPAPAPAPAPAPAPAPSSASPAAKYKPPSYSDAPQSPPAQYRPPAYPQFQPTAPPFQPSPGPSHVPVLRLTPNLPIENLAFPDFFKQHLTEQRSAAATSQPASTASPFQGGAPQSAPRQPPTFGYVPYAPPTVQTRASPYAPQFNAKSPAPQQPSRPFAGLQLPAATSQRPSYPTFAQQQGYPLPLIRPGTYPPAGAARPGGAPFATAPTSAAPAKQYVPAQYLQQQQAQPKVSIANIFAQEAQKAANKPNFADFLKQFIPRQPPQQQFAPPGGAPGTGATRPGFSQYGPPATTAPAFQRPPVYLPQQAAQLKAPPTYGPPQGAGGQVPLYNSFRPPAQQAPAFIPRTGQAAPQLPRYPLQGAGGYPQQAPTGYAGAPQGAQTGLGGAAAQSLKKDDDDENDDGTYKPELYDHGLYDPKKYEEPYLKKKTSSSSASPATGAAVQPQQFYQPSGQGAPAQGQVEEKALPLFDTTLLSYNIGSG, via the exons ATTGTGGCATCGTGGCTGCTGGCTGCGTCGGCGACGCTCTGCGCCGCGCAGCAGCAGTACCTCCAGGGTCCACCGCCCCTCAACGGCGGCTACAAGGGATTCCAGCCGTACGGCTCGGGACTCGCCGGAGGTGGCGCACCAGCACAGGGTGGAGCCGGATCCGGCGCCATTCCCCGGGGCTACCAGCTGCCCCAGGGCTACGTGCCACAGCAGGTGATCCCGCCCACGCAACCGCGGCAGCCTTTCGTCTCGCAGGGATTCCAGCCGCAGGGGCCGCCACCTTCCGCGTCGGCTGGTGTT AGCTACGTTCCGAGAGCAGCACCTCAGCCGCAGTATCAGCCGCAGTACCGGCCGCCAACGCAGCCGCCGCAATACCGGCCACCACAACAGCTGCAGCAATACCAGCcgccaccacagcagcagcaatacCGGCcaccaccacagcagcagcagtaccaGCCGCccccacagcagcagccacagccgcCACCACAGGCGCAGGCTCTGCAGCAGTCCCAGCCTCAATCCGCATCACAGTCGTCCGGCAGCTCCGCTAAAGCTGAGGAAGCGAAGCTGGCTGTGTTCAATGCCGCTCCCCTGCACTACGTCAGCATCGGTGCCAAGCTTGAGGGCGACTACAAGTTCGGCTACGACACTGGAAAGGGTTCCGACAAGACAGGCAGCTTCCGCGAGGAGACCAGGCTTCCCGACGGTACGGTGAAGGGCTCCTACGGCTTCATCGATGCTTCCGGTCGCCAGAGGATCATCAAATACACAGCTGGCAAGGAGGGCTTCAAGGCCGAAGGCGACATCTACCAGGAAGGGGCGCCAAAGGACACCATCCCGCAGCACCTCCAACAACAGACCGTGGCGGCCTCTTCGTCAGCGCCGGCTCCGTCGGCCCCGGCTCCTGCTCCAGCTCCCGCTCCTGCTCCGGCCCCAGCGCCATCTAGTGCCAGTCCAGCTGCCAAGTACAAGCCTCCAAGCTACTCAGACGCCCCTCAGAGCCCACCTGCCCAGTACAGGCCTCCGGCCTACCCTCAATTCCAGCCGACTGCTCCTCCTTTCCAGCCTTCGCCCGGCCCTTCCCACGTGCCCGTGCTGCGTCTCACACCAAACTTGCCCATCGAGAACCTCGCCTTCCCAGACTTCTTCAAGCAGCACCTAACCGAGCAAAGGTCCGCAGCTGCTACGAGCCAGCCCGCGTCGACTGCATCTCCATTCCAAGGAGGAGCCCCCCAATCCGCGCCACGGCAGCCCCCTACCTTCGGCTACGTACCATATGCGCCTCCGACTGTCCAGACAAGGGCAAGCCCCTACGCGCCGCAGTTTAACGCTAAATCTCCAGCGCCCCAGCAGCCTTCCCGGCCCTTCGCGGGTCTTCAGCTTCCGGCGGCCACCTCTCAGCGACCCAGCTACCCAACGTTCGCCCAACAGCAGGGCTACCCTCTGCCTCTTATTAGACCCGGCACTTACCCACCTGCTGGTGCAGCTAGGCCCGGCGGCGCGCCGTTCGCTACCGCTCCGACTTCGGCGGCTCCAGCGAAGCAGTACGTTCCTGCCCAGTACCTGCAACAGCAACAGGCACAACCCAAGGTCAGCATAGCCAACATTTTCGCCCAGGAAGCGCAGAAAGCCGCCAACAAACCGAACTTCGCCGACTTCCTCAAGCAATTCATTCCACGGCAGCCACCGCAGCAACAGTTTGCTCCACCTGGGGGTGCTCCTGGCACTGGAGCCACGCGACCGGGCTTCTCTCAGTACGGACCTCCCGCCACCACAGCTCCAGCCTTCCAGAGGCCACCCGTCTACCTACCACAGCAGGCAGCACAGCTGAAGGCTCCGCCCACCTATGGTCCTCCGCAAGGCGCCGGTGGTCAAGTACCGCTCTACAACTCCTTTAGGCCTCCTGCGCAGCAGGCTCCTGCTTTCATTCCGAGAACTGGGCAGGCGGCACCTCAGCTACCCAGGTACCCACTGCAGGGAGCCGGAGGATACCCCCAGCAGGCACCGACGGGGTACGCAGGGGCTCCTCAGGGAGCACAGACGGGATTGGGCGGCGCCGCTGCGCAGTCGCTGAagaaggacgacgacgacgagaacgacgacgGTACGTACAAACCGGAACTGTACGACCACGGTCTCTACGATCCCAAGAAGTACGAAGAACCGTACCTGAAGAAGAAGACTTCTTCCTCGTCAGCCTCTCCAGCCACCGGTGCCGCGGTCCAGCCACAGCAGTTCTACCAGCCCAGCGGTCAGGGGGCACCAGCGCAAGGGCAAGTTGAGGAAAAGGCGCTGCCTTTGTTTGACACAacacttctgtcgtacaacatcGGTTCAGGCTAA